In the genome of Paenibacillus pabuli, one region contains:
- a CDS encoding S-layer homology domain-containing protein: protein MRNTSDPIKENSNVMNTQGGEKKVMKKILSVALSTAMAFSMFASVAFGDTAVSPQQQFDALKAKGVFTGYPDGTAGLDKDMTRAEFAKVITKLLGLKEITGVYSYNDKNYNAKNWAAPYIEAVTAAGIMEGKNVEKKIFDFNGKVTVEEMAKVLTIALELEVPAETNNSATAWAKGYVQAAINAGLLDSKLNFQANASRQLLVGAAYAIDQAQNLKVTKYEVSEGGKVVTFTISDGETVKVTLDKALEANKETEVKFTYKEKEFTEKVTYVVEAATKVQSASSVNLKEVDVAFDGKVDKATATDKANYTVDNNSRTVKSVTLLEDGKTVRVLLNTTSAGAFTQGTTYKVVVKNVKSSTGTVLPQGEVSFTSADNVLPTVTEVKALGTKAIKVTFSEPVKAPTSSNFQLDDKAYVGSVTLGANEREVILRDFTGTISEGAHKLTTSLVEDYAGLKSLAATTDFTVAVDTEGPKVTEISATLEKVIVTFDEEIDPNTATNDSFYWKNGDSKKTGKVTQVSSNVFEVVFDQANRLPGYESTLFVEVKDYSGNANATKEHKVTASVDLVQPKVVEATYGSKYADRLTVRFDKAVDANDIKYYSVKKDGNVVPVKAVQPVGNDNKEFNVEFYSKLSGTYNLKVSDVKDRTALANTLVTFEGTFLASDSAAPRLESYGVDVKGGSDRKVALTFDREVDLTALNNRANYYITFQKNNAAQTQNISLPSDATVNVVDNGKSVVLVLPQYIEGTEVTFNGGSVKAIKIAGLKSKTGQATEWVETPTLNEVALATTKATIKDARTIEVEFNKAIASASTSDFNVSGTVINSVSVSGNKVTLKTNSDVTTSNKVYTVSNNGIQTYAGYKIAAVEVTPEGSVAPKVDEDALPSSKILAQVDRSVKIPFTTELVDVAPENQAGLAANLLVKRADKDDDKDALQAVSEYTAKVDGKNVIITFKDNNPSNIEYIVSVKDNATFIRNFADSTKFAGKSSAYRTSTNSWSTGNTDGKITSTGAAYTADEAGVAAKASSADESITYTANAVGTTANDTKVEFVKSETQTAPVARTTDGKISVKVDGTGVVQATNAEVKAFLDTAGFNFKATLKDPTDVTTVVDTTTLTLTGGKPSVGKVKVNLSAEATSVTDVKIGDKVYTADKITIGTDKLSFTVNTGTDEVTNKSVTAKVTSELNNRVSDITATVQ, encoded by the coding sequence ATGAGGAATACGAGCGACCCTATTAAAGAAAATTCAAATGTTATGAACACCCAAGGAGGAGAAAAAAAGGTTATGAAGAAAATTTTATCCGTAGCATTGTCTACAGCAATGGCATTCTCGATGTTTGCATCTGTAGCATTCGGTGATACAGCAGTTTCACCACAACAACAGTTTGATGCATTGAAAGCAAAAGGTGTTTTCACTGGTTATCCAGATGGAACAGCTGGTTTGGATAAAGACATGACTCGCGCTGAGTTCGCGAAAGTTATCACTAAATTGCTTGGCCTGAAAGAAATCACTGGTGTATATTCTTACAACGATAAAAACTACAATGCTAAAAACTGGGCTGCTCCTTACATCGAAGCAGTAACAGCTGCAGGCATCATGGAAGGTAAAAACGTTGAGAAGAAAATCTTCGACTTCAACGGTAAAGTAACAGTTGAAGAAATGGCGAAAGTTCTGACAATCGCTTTGGAACTTGAAGTTCCAGCTGAAACTAACAACTCAGCAACAGCTTGGGCTAAAGGTTATGTTCAAGCGGCAATCAACGCTGGATTGCTTGATTCCAAATTGAACTTCCAAGCTAACGCTTCCCGTCAATTGCTTGTAGGCGCAGCTTACGCAATTGACCAAGCGCAAAACTTGAAAGTTACTAAATACGAAGTAAGTGAAGGCGGTAAAGTCGTTACTTTCACAATCAGTGACGGCGAAACTGTAAAAGTTACTTTGGATAAAGCTCTTGAAGCTAACAAAGAAACTGAAGTGAAGTTTACTTACAAAGAAAAAGAATTCACTGAAAAAGTTACTTATGTTGTAGAAGCTGCAACTAAAGTACAATCCGCTTCTTCCGTTAACTTGAAAGAAGTAGACGTTGCTTTTGACGGTAAAGTAGACAAAGCTACTGCAACTGACAAAGCTAACTACACTGTAGATAACAATTCCAGAACAGTTAAATCTGTAACTTTGCTGGAAGACGGTAAAACTGTACGTGTTCTGTTGAATACAACTTCAGCAGGTGCGTTTACTCAAGGTACAACTTACAAAGTTGTCGTGAAGAACGTTAAATCTTCCACTGGTACTGTGTTGCCACAAGGTGAAGTTTCCTTCACATCTGCTGACAATGTACTGCCTACAGTAACTGAAGTTAAAGCTCTGGGAACTAAAGCGATCAAAGTTACTTTCTCTGAGCCAGTAAAAGCACCAACAAGCAGCAACTTCCAATTGGATGACAAAGCATATGTTGGTTCAGTAACTTTGGGTGCAAATGAAAGAGAAGTAATTCTTCGTGATTTCACAGGAACAATCTCTGAAGGTGCACACAAATTAACAACTTCTTTGGTTGAAGATTATGCTGGTCTGAAATCTTTGGCTGCAACAACTGACTTTACGGTAGCTGTTGATACAGAAGGTCCTAAAGTAACTGAAATCTCTGCTACTTTGGAGAAAGTAATTGTTACTTTTGATGAAGAAATCGATCCAAATACTGCTACTAACGATAGCTTCTATTGGAAAAATGGCGACAGCAAAAAGACTGGTAAAGTAACTCAAGTATCTTCGAACGTATTTGAAGTTGTGTTTGATCAAGCTAACCGTCTGCCAGGTTATGAGTCCACTTTGTTTGTTGAAGTAAAAGACTATTCCGGTAATGCTAATGCTACAAAAGAACATAAAGTAACAGCTTCAGTTGATCTTGTTCAACCTAAAGTAGTTGAAGCAACTTATGGTTCGAAATATGCTGATCGACTGACTGTTCGTTTTGACAAAGCGGTAGATGCTAACGACATTAAATACTACTCTGTTAAAAAAGATGGAAATGTTGTTCCAGTTAAAGCTGTTCAACCAGTTGGCAATGACAACAAAGAATTCAACGTTGAATTCTACAGCAAACTGTCAGGCACTTATAACTTGAAAGTATCTGATGTTAAAGATAGAACGGCTCTTGCCAACACGCTGGTAACATTTGAAGGTACATTCTTGGCAAGTGATAGTGCAGCTCCAAGATTGGAAAGTTACGGTGTGGATGTTAAAGGTGGATCCGATCGTAAAGTCGCTTTGACATTCGACAGAGAAGTTGATCTTACAGCCCTGAACAACCGTGCTAATTACTACATTACTTTCCAAAAAAATAATGCTGCTCAAACACAAAACATCTCTCTCCCAAGTGATGCTACTGTAAATGTAGTAGACAATGGTAAATCTGTTGTACTGGTTCTTCCACAATATATCGAAGGAACTGAAGTTACATTTAACGGTGGTTCTGTAAAAGCTATTAAAATTGCTGGATTGAAATCCAAAACAGGTCAAGCAACTGAATGGGTAGAAACTCCGACTTTGAACGAAGTTGCACTGGCAACTACTAAAGCTACAATTAAAGATGCTAGAACAATTGAAGTTGAATTTAATAAAGCTATCGCTAGCGCTTCTACTAGTGACTTCAACGTTTCAGGAACAGTGATTAACTCTGTATCTGTAAGTGGAAACAAAGTAACTTTGAAAACAAACTCTGATGTTACTACTTCCAACAAAGTCTATACTGTAAGCAACAATGGTATCCAGACTTATGCAGGTTACAAAATTGCAGCGGTAGAAGTTACTCCTGAAGGAAGCGTTGCACCTAAAGTGGATGAAGATGCTCTTCCATCCAGTAAAATTCTTGCTCAAGTTGACCGTTCTGTAAAAATTCCATTTACAACAGAGCTTGTAGATGTAGCTCCAGAGAATCAAGCGGGTCTGGCAGCAAACCTTTTAGTTAAGCGTGCTGATAAAGATGATGATAAAGATGCTTTGCAAGCTGTAAGTGAGTATACAGCAAAAGTTGACGGTAAAAATGTTATCATTACGTTCAAAGATAACAACCCTAGCAACATTGAGTACATTGTCAGCGTAAAAGATAACGCAACATTTATCCGCAACTTTGCTGATTCTACTAAGTTTGCAGGTAAATCTTCTGCTTACAGAACAAGCACTAATAGTTGGTCTACTGGCAATACTGATGGCAAAATCACATCCACTGGTGCTGCATACACGGCAGACGAAGCTGGAGTTGCTGCTAAAGCATCATCCGCAGATGAATCCATCACTTACACTGCGAATGCAGTAGGTACGACTGCTAATGATACTAAAGTTGAGTTCGTAAAAAGCGAAACTCAAACTGCTCCAGTAGCAAGAACAACTGACGGAAAAATTTCTGTTAAAGTTGATGGTACTGGAGTTGTGCAAGCAACTAATGCGGAAGTAAAAGCATTCCTGGATACTGCTGGATTCAATTTCAAGGCAACATTGAAAGATCCTACAGATGTAACTACAGTGGTTGATACTACTACTTTGACTCTTACAGGTGGTAAACCATCAGTTGGTAAAGTGAAAGTTAATTTGAGCGCTGAAGCTACTAGTGTTACTGATGTGAAAATTGGTGACAAAGTGTACACAGCTGATAAAATCACAATTGGCACTGACAAGTTGAGCTTTACTGTAAATACTGGTACTGACGAGGTTACAAACAAATCTGTAACTGCTAAAGTTACAAGTGAACTTAATAACCGTGTCTCCGATATCACAGCAACAGTTCAATAA
- a CDS encoding S-layer homology domain-containing protein, producing MQRTKKPMIWLMMVALVVSLIPAGLAPVASAAGQTSYFTPDNAGNVQLKDTVGLKMSGTGTDVLSRSTAFVVTNNEQAVTGTFTNVTGSTLGANVQLMNLKDGTWVPDSTRVAPAVVTVDPDRPDNRFKATLTLFPGMNKVTFTGSQGPSERSESFYILYDSVPYIEKLQVLGGADNLDLNEGSQVVVDTGDVTIQGVAHNSSKVTVSLNNGEALPTSLSQQDGTFFSPMLRLKAGKNDVVITIESGVDKNKYTYSLLYYDEENPFSQLDLNEGSGGLSQSMLSERPTYGGDPSQASVTVQLLLPDDKTTAVPEISVDGALSGIVPKIEPIPSVGINTPSYALISFEIPTLKFTESGTAPDTTIDRLQNHSLTVKYGKNTASVNMNFQYLENETVITDLRYLKDYSGTGVAPAGVPLSGSSVTSADFYILVETSRNPNGSELTAEYLPRGTSAIELSPPIQVSPTKYIYQIKGFKNGNQTVQFKFAGSTSSRNATISFASKNYIFVSNLTDGQTYDMNSKKTDKLLVEGKYVDFATLDSNYFVAEIFANGVKVYSTHPAANTTQKKLTLGADGSFKDVEIDIDGDNGPLFFGENRIVLTGTGTGEKGQLNEVTKELRIYINDNNVSTINNFQPAPSKNRSTFLDPYNPDDQWVKNLFNLSTDFTFADKKYTTSLKNFDLAIRGAGAIRMSLSMGTQTIFDVNIPEGSAGNTTWEDPTISPEYALNNGNVIVDRAGNQKDFVVRLRDLKAETPGTYIYTLDLYNKTGAKTSQKVEVVREAAGYRIIAPQPTSGSQIVVNKNFVHFDIEAEGATSVIIDKETAKKLQGTETDRFALDYVGLKSDKVNKIKLTIDRNGVKTTNTIEVYYTSATGVDSQYMAPKVATKYSAFNKQLELSFPKGTVMESLDTSGIAKFYPNNKLLFGIADPNTGIVERRNDYGSIVGFKTEEGDPNPLSVPDDYYRRFSAITGDSVNFSPISDIYWISGGLGESGTRGTDNYKEPTNGLGPYTIDSLYGNPLTPAERKIKPSQRGTLTLTYDSNVVDDAGSTISVFYYSSSREWKRIGGEVDSKKHTVTVPFDNFGYYKVMKLRRSYNDITNHGWARNILNALYAKGFMAPLRFEQFGTDDRTSRGEFATLLVKGLNLPITSDSRRTFTDVAPGTSSYTWDYDSIETAARAGIITGLTDGVFGPDRPLTREQAAVMIARALELKLAANDNKLQSALAKSFIDSGSMENYAGPAVQAVTKAKIMEGSPVTVAGQSKPQYAFNPKGNLTRAEAGKIAVELLKKSTKVFPKNLS from the coding sequence ATGCAGCGTACGAAGAAGCCGATGATTTGGCTGATGATGGTGGCACTGGTTGTATCTCTAATACCAGCAGGCCTTGCACCAGTCGCGTCGGCGGCAGGACAGACGAGTTATTTTACTCCGGATAATGCTGGGAACGTCCAATTGAAAGATACAGTAGGTCTCAAAATGAGTGGAACTGGCACGGATGTGCTATCGCGTTCAACTGCATTTGTTGTAACTAACAATGAACAGGCCGTAACGGGTACGTTCACTAACGTAACAGGCTCTACATTGGGTGCCAACGTTCAACTGATGAATCTGAAGGATGGCACTTGGGTTCCAGACAGCACGCGGGTAGCACCAGCGGTTGTAACGGTTGATCCAGATCGACCAGACAATCGTTTTAAAGCAACACTTACATTGTTTCCCGGAATGAACAAAGTAACGTTTACGGGTTCCCAGGGACCAAGCGAACGTTCTGAAAGCTTCTATATCTTGTATGACTCTGTACCATACATTGAAAAGCTGCAAGTTTTGGGTGGAGCCGATAACCTTGATCTAAATGAAGGATCACAGGTTGTTGTAGATACGGGTGATGTGACTATTCAAGGTGTAGCCCACAACTCCTCTAAAGTAACAGTAAGTTTGAATAATGGTGAGGCATTACCAACATCATTGTCTCAACAAGATGGCACATTTTTCTCGCCAATGCTTCGATTGAAGGCAGGCAAGAATGATGTGGTGATCACTATTGAAAGCGGCGTGGACAAAAATAAGTACACTTATTCTCTTCTCTACTATGATGAGGAAAATCCGTTCTCTCAACTGGATTTGAATGAGGGATCAGGTGGACTGTCGCAGAGTATGCTCTCGGAAAGACCTACTTATGGAGGTGACCCTTCACAAGCCAGTGTGACTGTTCAATTACTTTTGCCGGATGATAAAACAACGGCTGTTCCTGAAATCTCGGTGGATGGCGCATTGAGTGGCATTGTTCCAAAGATTGAACCCATTCCTAGTGTGGGAATCAACACGCCTTCATATGCTCTGATTTCGTTTGAAATTCCAACATTGAAATTTACAGAATCAGGAACTGCCCCTGATACTACGATCGATCGCTTGCAAAATCATTCGTTGACTGTGAAGTATGGAAAAAACACAGCGAGTGTAAATATGAATTTCCAATATCTAGAGAATGAAACGGTTATTACGGATTTAAGGTATCTTAAAGACTACAGTGGTACTGGTGTAGCACCAGCAGGAGTGCCTCTTTCGGGTTCTAGTGTCACTTCTGCGGATTTTTATATCCTCGTAGAAACCAGCAGAAATCCTAATGGAAGTGAGTTGACAGCTGAGTACCTTCCAAGAGGTACAAGTGCAATTGAGCTCTCACCACCGATACAAGTATCACCAACTAAATACATCTATCAAATCAAAGGCTTCAAAAACGGAAATCAAACCGTTCAGTTCAAGTTTGCTGGATCAACATCAAGTCGTAATGCGACGATCTCATTTGCCTCCAAAAACTATATTTTTGTGAGCAACCTGACGGATGGTCAGACATATGACATGAACTCCAAAAAAACAGATAAATTGTTGGTTGAAGGTAAGTACGTTGACTTTGCAACATTAGATAGCAACTACTTTGTAGCAGAGATTTTCGCTAATGGTGTAAAAGTGTATTCAACACATCCTGCAGCGAACACGACTCAAAAAAAGTTGACTTTGGGCGCTGATGGAAGCTTTAAAGACGTTGAAATTGATATTGACGGGGATAATGGACCTTTATTCTTTGGGGAAAACCGCATCGTATTAACGGGTACAGGGACCGGAGAGAAAGGCCAGCTGAATGAAGTAACCAAAGAATTGCGCATTTACATTAATGATAATAATGTATCGACAATCAACAATTTCCAGCCGGCACCAAGTAAAAATCGCTCCACATTTCTTGATCCGTATAACCCGGATGATCAATGGGTGAAAAACCTGTTTAACCTGTCCACGGATTTCACATTTGCAGACAAGAAATACACGACCAGCCTTAAAAATTTTGACTTGGCAATCCGTGGTGCAGGGGCTATTCGAATGAGCCTGAGTATGGGTACTCAAACTATTTTTGACGTGAATATACCAGAAGGATCGGCAGGTAATACAACTTGGGAAGATCCAACAATTTCTCCTGAGTATGCCCTGAACAATGGTAATGTTATTGTGGATCGTGCCGGAAATCAAAAGGACTTTGTTGTACGGTTAAGAGATCTGAAAGCTGAGACACCAGGGACATACATCTATACACTGGACCTTTATAACAAAACTGGAGCAAAGACAAGTCAGAAGGTAGAAGTGGTCAGAGAAGCTGCAGGTTATCGTATTATAGCTCCGCAACCTACTTCAGGTAGTCAAATTGTTGTCAACAAAAACTTTGTTCATTTTGATATTGAGGCAGAGGGAGCAACGTCCGTTATTATTGATAAAGAGACAGCTAAAAAGCTTCAAGGAACAGAAACGGACCGTTTTGCTCTTGATTATGTTGGACTCAAATCCGATAAAGTGAACAAAATTAAACTAACAATTGATCGTAATGGTGTAAAAACAACGAATACAATTGAAGTGTACTATACTAGTGCTACCGGAGTGGATTCACAGTATATGGCTCCTAAAGTAGCCACTAAGTACTCTGCGTTCAATAAACAGCTTGAGCTAAGCTTCCCGAAAGGGACGGTAATGGAAAGTCTAGACACCAGTGGAATCGCAAAGTTCTATCCTAATAACAAACTGTTGTTTGGTATTGCAGATCCGAATACCGGTATTGTGGAACGCCGTAACGATTACGGAAGTATTGTTGGTTTCAAAACAGAAGAAGGAGATCCCAATCCATTAAGCGTACCGGATGATTATTACAGAAGGTTCTCGGCGATCACGGGAGATTCTGTGAACTTTAGTCCGATTTCAGACATTTACTGGATTAGTGGAGGTTTAGGGGAGTCGGGCACAAGAGGCACTGACAACTACAAAGAGCCAACAAATGGCTTAGGTCCATACACTATAGATTCATTGTATGGTAATCCATTAACTCCTGCTGAGCGCAAAATCAAACCATCTCAACGTGGTACATTGACATTGACTTACGATTCTAATGTGGTAGATGACGCGGGCTCCACAATCTCCGTATTCTACTACTCTTCAAGTAGAGAATGGAAACGCATTGGTGGAGAAGTGGATTCCAAGAAGCATACAGTAACCGTTCCGTTCGATAATTTCGGGTACTATAAAGTCATGAAGCTTAGAAGAAGTTACAACGATATCACGAACCATGGTTGGGCCAGAAATATTCTTAATGCATTATACGCTAAAGGATTTATGGCACCATTGCGTTTTGAACAATTTGGAACAGATGATCGGACCTCCAGAGGAGAATTTGCCACACTTTTGGTAAAAGGATTGAATCTTCCGATTACTTCTGATAGCAGAAGGACATTTACAGATGTAGCGCCTGGAACAAGTTCGTATACTTGGGATTATGACAGTATTGAGACAGCCGCCAGAGCAGGTATCATTACAGGATTGACCGATGGTGTGTTTGGGCCGGATCGTCCTCTCACACGTGAACAGGCAGCGGTCATGATAGCGAGAGCACTTGAGCTCAAGTTAGCTGCAAATGACAACAAGCTCCAAAGTGCATTGGCCAAGTCTTTCATCGACTCAGGCAGTATGGAGAACTACGCTGGTCCTGCTGTGCAAGCTGTTACCAAAGCGAAGATTATGGAAGGATCTCCTGTAACAGTTGCCGGTCAAAGCAAACCACAGTATGCATTTAACCCGAAGGGAAACCTGACTCGTGCAGAAGCAGGTAAGATCGCGGTTGAATTACTCAAGAAGAGTACCAAAGTATTCCCTAAAAACTTGAGTTAA
- a CDS encoding glycosyltransferase family 4 protein codes for MVAIFIIGFIVSMGLALALTPLVKKFAVRIGAMDTPNARKVHTRIMPRLGGLGIFLAFIITVAALLPFVSAWFTTRDMSFVSAFLIGGSIIVLIGALDDRFELSAKVKLLGQIAAAAVVVFGFNIRVDFVNIPFQDAYSSLEAWVSIPLTILWIVGVTNAINLIDGLDGLAAGVSGIAIGTIAVMSFLMGNMMIALMCLVLLGSIVGFLFFNFHPAKIFMGDTGSLFLGFSLAMLSMLGFKQIAVVSFITPLIIIGVPLSDTFFAIIRRAVQRKPIFSPDKGHLHHCLRELGFSHRQTVLIIYGIAAFFGVLAIIQSSAAMFEANWVTFVVICIMMFFLQVGAEVIGLVSKTRRPVINFLLRMRVKLNPETRSKS; via the coding sequence ATGGTAGCGATCTTTATCATTGGATTTATCGTGTCAATGGGACTGGCTCTTGCCCTGACACCGCTTGTCAAAAAGTTCGCAGTCAGAATCGGAGCAATGGATACGCCGAATGCACGTAAAGTGCACACTCGGATTATGCCGCGTCTTGGTGGTTTAGGAATTTTCCTGGCCTTTATCATAACGGTTGCTGCACTGCTTCCTTTTGTGTCGGCATGGTTTACGACAAGAGATATGAGCTTTGTCAGTGCTTTTCTGATTGGTGGATCGATCATCGTACTGATTGGTGCGTTGGATGATCGTTTTGAACTGTCAGCCAAAGTGAAGCTGCTCGGACAGATTGCTGCTGCTGCTGTAGTCGTATTCGGATTTAATATCCGTGTAGACTTCGTCAATATTCCTTTTCAGGATGCATACTCCTCATTGGAAGCTTGGGTATCCATTCCGCTGACAATTCTCTGGATTGTTGGTGTAACGAATGCGATTAACCTGATTGATGGTCTGGATGGTCTGGCTGCTGGTGTATCCGGTATCGCCATTGGTACCATTGCCGTGATGTCCTTTCTGATGGGTAACATGATGATTGCCTTGATGTGTCTTGTACTGCTCGGTAGTATTGTTGGATTTTTGTTCTTCAACTTCCACCCGGCCAAGATCTTTATGGGGGATACGGGATCGCTGTTCCTTGGTTTCTCTCTGGCGATGCTGTCCATGCTTGGATTCAAACAAATTGCTGTCGTGTCCTTCATTACACCGCTGATCATTATCGGTGTGCCGCTCTCGGATACCTTCTTTGCGATCATTCGCCGTGCGGTACAACGGAAACCGATTTTCTCACCGGATAAAGGTCACTTGCACCACTGCTTGCGTGAACTTGGATTCAGTCACCGTCAGACGGTTCTGATCATCTACGGTATTGCCGCATTCTTCGGTGTACTGGCGATTATCCAATCTTCCGCTGCGATGTTCGAAGCCAACTGGGTAACGTTCGTCGTGATCTGTATCATGATGTTCTTCCTCCAGGTCGGAGCAGAAGTCATCGGACTTGTAAGTAAAACCAGAAGGCCGGTCATTAACTTCCTGTTGCGCATGCGCGTCAAGTTGAACCCGGAAACCCGTTCGAAATCCTAA
- a CDS encoding WecB/TagA/CpsF family glycosyltransferase codes for MNQTGPIPTVSIYGIPFSKLTMKETVEVLTEAVLTKQPHQVITANPIMVMAALENPAMMKVMQSAEMIVPDGTGVVWAANYCGEPVAERVPGFELLHELLRVGENYRWGVYLLGSTPEVIQETAVRLQEQYPAIRIVGYRDGYFGPAEDEQVVASIREAAPDLLFVARGADTQEPWIHKYKDVLQVPVTMGVGGSFDVISGKTKRAPKLFQKLRLEWFYRLLREPSRAGRMLALPKFAVKVMRDKENVTKVR; via the coding sequence ATGAATCAGACCGGACCAATACCTACCGTCTCGATCTATGGTATTCCTTTTTCCAAACTAACGATGAAAGAAACGGTGGAGGTTCTAACCGAAGCAGTACTCACGAAGCAGCCGCACCAGGTCATTACAGCCAATCCCATTATGGTTATGGCCGCGCTGGAAAATCCGGCGATGATGAAGGTTATGCAGTCTGCGGAGATGATCGTTCCCGATGGAACAGGCGTTGTATGGGCTGCCAATTATTGTGGGGAGCCTGTGGCAGAGCGGGTGCCTGGATTTGAGCTTTTACATGAATTGCTGCGTGTTGGAGAAAACTATCGGTGGGGCGTGTATCTGCTCGGTTCCACACCTGAGGTGATTCAAGAAACGGCAGTTCGGTTACAAGAGCAATATCCGGCGATTCGCATTGTAGGTTATCGCGACGGTTATTTTGGTCCGGCTGAGGACGAGCAGGTTGTGGCTTCCATCCGTGAAGCTGCACCTGACTTACTGTTTGTTGCACGTGGGGCAGATACGCAGGAACCTTGGATTCACAAGTACAAAGATGTACTTCAAGTTCCCGTTACGATGGGGGTTGGAGGCAGCTTTGATGTGATTTCGGGCAAAACCAAACGTGCACCCAAACTGTTCCAAAAGTTGAGACTGGAATGGTTCTATCGCCTGCTTCGCGAACCTAGTCGGGCTGGCCGAATGCTTGCGCTTCCGAAATTCGCTGTCAAAGTGATGCGGGACAAAGAAAACGTGACTAAAGTCCGTTAA
- the csaB gene encoding polysaccharide pyruvyl transferase CsaB: MVTTSQKLVISGYYGFNNSGDEAVLKSILTALEEESHRSNITIEPIVLSGDPEWTTSMYGVRAVHRMKLKEVREAIKESDGLISGGGSLLQDATGLKSIPYYLGVIKLAQWLKKPTFIYAQGIGPVNRKMFNPMIRSVFKACKYVSVRDEQSAEYLRGLGLQWNQIHVVPDPVMGLPLPEVKAEDVSSVAINAQEANVHTELPVIGVSVRFWESDRKELTAIAAGLKKLCSKKAVHLRFLPFHLPLDEQASRFVMEMLGDLGNKGSEVSITKDLTDPQLMLQEVSNCDVVIGMRLHSLIYAASQYVPPVGISYDPKIDQFMLRLDSECVGSTDALDGDKLAKTVANLLDQRSQWLKEHEDSITELKQEARVPAQQIIKYLGRKG; this comes from the coding sequence ATGGTCACCACTTCTCAAAAGTTAGTCATCTCGGGATATTACGGATTCAACAACAGCGGGGACGAAGCGGTATTAAAGTCAATTTTGACGGCGCTGGAAGAGGAGAGTCATCGGTCGAACATTACGATTGAACCGATTGTGCTCTCCGGTGACCCGGAGTGGACTACTTCAATGTACGGTGTACGTGCTGTACATCGTATGAAGTTGAAGGAGGTTCGCGAAGCGATCAAGGAAAGTGACGGTTTAATTAGCGGAGGAGGAAGTCTGCTGCAGGATGCAACCGGACTGAAATCCATCCCTTACTACCTGGGTGTCATCAAACTGGCCCAATGGTTAAAGAAACCAACATTTATCTATGCTCAGGGCATTGGACCTGTAAACCGCAAAATGTTCAACCCAATGATTCGTTCGGTCTTCAAGGCTTGCAAGTACGTATCCGTGCGTGATGAACAATCCGCTGAATATTTGCGCGGGCTCGGATTGCAGTGGAATCAGATTCATGTGGTCCCTGACCCGGTGATGGGTCTGCCACTGCCTGAAGTCAAAGCGGAAGACGTAAGTTCAGTCGCGATTAATGCTCAAGAAGCAAACGTTCATACCGAACTCCCGGTAATCGGTGTATCCGTACGTTTCTGGGAGTCAGATCGTAAAGAGCTTACAGCCATTGCTGCCGGATTGAAGAAGCTATGTTCTAAAAAGGCCGTTCACTTGCGTTTTTTACCCTTTCACTTACCTCTTGATGAGCAGGCTTCACGGTTTGTCATGGAGATGCTCGGTGATCTGGGTAACAAGGGCAGCGAAGTAAGCATTACCAAGGATCTTACCGATCCGCAGCTGATGCTGCAGGAAGTCAGCAATTGTGATGTCGTTATCGGCATGCGTCTGCACAGTCTGATCTATGCAGCTTCACAGTATGTTCCTCCCGTTGGTATCTCGTATGATCCGAAGATTGATCAGTTCATGCTGCGTCTGGATAGTGAATGCGTGGGCAGTACAGATGCGCTGGATGGGGATAAACTGGCAAAGACGGTGGCTAACTTGTTGGATCAGCGTTCACAGTGGCTGAAGGAGCATGAAGATAGCATTACTGAATTGAAGCAGGAAGCCAGAGTGCCTGCTCAACAAATTATTAAATATTTAGGCCGCAAAGGGTGA